One Peterkaempfera bronchialis DNA window includes the following coding sequences:
- a CDS encoding serine/threonine-protein kinase, with protein MGVPCTRQECDGGEIDADGYCTACGLAPATEPPAAPPASSACPQPGCPGEIDPDGYCTACGLAPTPAPTGSVPSQRSTPTGSTRTGSTGSTGSGRSVSVRSSRASSSAATRSRLGAGLVTVPPVPRPDPRTAVLENPEVPERKRFCSSCEAPVGRGRADRPGRTEGFCTQCGGTYSFSPKLLGGDLVGGQYEVVGCLAHGGLGWIYLAIDRRVNDRWVVLKGLLDTGDQDALAVAIAERRFLAEVDHPNIVRIINFVEHPDTRTGSTDGYIVMEYVGGQSLKEIANARRGPDGRREPLPVEQAIAFALEALPALGHLHSRGLVYCDFKVDNVIQSEDTLKIIDMGAVRHLDDDGPIYGTVGYQAPEIATEGPSPASDLYTVGRTLAVLTFDFQGYTTTYRDTLPGPDQVELFARYESFHRLLLRATDPDPGRRFSSAEEMADQLTGVLREVLSLQDGRPRPALSTLFGPELRVADTALVPPESAVEPPETPRGRSAPATRPALPPGTPPRVTTLDARAAALALPVPRTDPADPGAGFLATLVATAPAEVVAALQTAPATSPALTLRALRAHLELADTPAVNAALDALEGSEDWRVVWYRGLAALSAADDEASLSAAADAFDAVRDAFPGEAAPKLALGICAELLGRRDTAAACYRLVWNTDRSYVSAAFGLARVRLAAGDRSGAVQALESVPETSSHYTPARVAAIRARIRDRAPGEPLGADLAACSAQLPALDLDDRRRTELRVEVLGAALGWVLTGPPDPPHLTLLGHPATERELRGALEDSYRVLARLADRQENRFALVERANRTRPRTWV; from the coding sequence ATGGGCGTACCGTGCACCCGGCAGGAGTGCGACGGCGGGGAGATCGACGCGGACGGCTACTGCACCGCCTGCGGCCTGGCACCGGCGACCGAGCCGCCCGCCGCGCCGCCCGCCTCGTCGGCCTGCCCGCAACCAGGCTGCCCCGGCGAGATCGACCCCGACGGCTACTGCACCGCCTGCGGCCTCGCCCCCACCCCCGCCCCCACCGGCTCCGTCCCCTCGCAGCGCTCCACCCCCACCGGCTCCACCCGCACGGGCTCCACCGGCTCCACCGGCTCCGGCCGCTCCGTCTCGGTGCGCAGCTCCCGGGCCTCCTCCTCCGCCGCCACCCGGAGCCGACTGGGCGCGGGCCTGGTGACGGTGCCTCCGGTACCGCGCCCGGACCCCCGTACCGCCGTGCTGGAGAACCCCGAGGTCCCCGAGCGCAAGCGGTTCTGCTCCAGCTGCGAGGCCCCGGTCGGGCGCGGGCGGGCCGACCGCCCCGGCCGTACCGAGGGGTTCTGCACCCAGTGCGGCGGCACCTACTCCTTCTCCCCCAAGCTCCTCGGCGGCGATCTGGTCGGCGGCCAGTACGAGGTGGTGGGCTGCCTGGCGCACGGCGGCCTGGGCTGGATCTACCTGGCGATCGACCGCCGGGTCAACGACCGCTGGGTGGTGCTCAAGGGCCTGCTGGACACCGGCGACCAGGACGCGCTCGCGGTGGCCATCGCCGAGCGGCGCTTCCTCGCCGAGGTCGACCACCCCAATATCGTCCGCATCATCAACTTCGTGGAGCACCCGGACACCCGCACCGGGTCCACCGACGGCTACATCGTCATGGAGTACGTCGGCGGGCAGTCCCTCAAGGAGATCGCCAACGCCCGGCGCGGCCCCGACGGCCGCCGTGAGCCGCTGCCCGTGGAGCAGGCCATCGCCTTCGCGCTCGAAGCGCTCCCCGCCCTCGGCCATCTGCACAGCCGGGGCCTGGTCTACTGCGACTTCAAGGTCGACAACGTGATCCAGAGCGAGGACACGCTCAAGATCATCGACATGGGCGCGGTCCGCCACCTGGACGACGACGGCCCGATCTACGGCACGGTCGGCTACCAGGCCCCGGAGATCGCCACCGAGGGCCCCTCCCCCGCCTCCGACCTCTACACCGTGGGCCGCACCCTGGCCGTGCTCACCTTCGACTTCCAGGGCTACACCACCACCTACCGCGACACCCTGCCCGGCCCCGACCAGGTCGAGCTCTTCGCCCGCTATGAGTCCTTCCACCGGCTGCTGCTCCGCGCCACCGACCCCGACCCCGGTCGGCGCTTCTCCTCCGCCGAGGAGATGGCGGACCAGCTGACCGGTGTGCTGCGCGAGGTGCTCTCCCTCCAGGACGGCCGGCCGCGCCCTGCCCTCTCCACCCTCTTCGGCCCCGAGCTGCGCGTCGCGGACACCGCCCTGGTGCCGCCCGAGAGCGCCGTCGAACCACCCGAGACCCCCCGGGGCAGATCCGCCCCGGCGACCCGCCCCGCCCTGCCGCCCGGCACCCCGCCCCGGGTGACCACACTGGACGCCCGCGCGGCGGCCCTGGCGCTGCCCGTCCCCCGCACCGACCCGGCCGACCCGGGCGCCGGCTTCCTGGCCACCCTGGTCGCCACCGCGCCCGCCGAGGTCGTCGCCGCCCTCCAGACCGCCCCGGCGACCTCCCCCGCGCTCACGCTGCGCGCCCTGCGGGCCCACCTCGAACTGGCCGACACCCCGGCCGTCAACGCCGCCCTGGACGCCCTGGAGGGGTCCGAGGACTGGCGGGTCGTCTGGTACCGCGGCCTGGCCGCCCTCTCCGCCGCCGACGACGAGGCGTCCCTCTCCGCCGCCGCCGACGCCTTCGACGCCGTCCGCGACGCCTTCCCGGGCGAGGCCGCCCCCAAGCTGGCCCTCGGCATCTGCGCCGAACTGCTCGGCCGCCGCGACACCGCCGCCGCCTGCTACCGCCTGGTCTGGAACACCGACCGCTCCTACGTCAGCGCCGCCTTCGGCCTGGCCCGGGTCCGGCTCGCCGCCGGCGACCGCAGCGGCGCCGTCCAGGCCCTGGAGTCGGTCCCGGAGACCTCCAGCCACTACACCCCGGCCCGGGTCGCCGCCATCCGGGCCCGCATCCGCGACCGCGCGCCCGGCGAACCGCTCGGGGCCGACCTCGCCGCCTGCTCCGCCCAGCTGCCCGCCCTCGACCTGGACGACCGGCGCCGTACGGAGCTGCGCGTCGAAGTCCTCGGCGCCGCACTCGGCTGGGTCCTGACCGGCCCGCCGGACCCGCCGCACCTCACCCTGCTGGGGCATCCCGCCACCGAACGGGAACTGCGCGGGGCCCTGGAGGACTCCTACCGGGTGCTGGCCCGGTTGGCGGACCGGCAGGAGAACCGGTTCGCCCTCGTGGAGCGGGCGAACCGAACCCGGCCCAGGACATGGGTGTGA
- a CDS encoding PP2C family serine/threonine-protein phosphatase produces MPQMTVCPSCAEPLEPEDVFCGACGINLAQSPATPRGGTGDFVLAAPAHLLLDEPSGPPCAQCDGRIAADGYCDTCGAARPNPRDHVERCLEGVAGVSDRGHRHHRNEDSFTVAATSLPDGASAVVAVVCDGVSSATRPDEASQAAADTASESLLTALEAGTDPTRAMHDALLDAARAVDALADGRAPEPGTNSPACTCVSAVAAGGAVTIGWIGDSRAYWIPDDREAAEPYRLTEDDSWAARMVAAGLMEEAEAYADPRAHAITGWLGADAGELDPHTVTFTPHVPGVILVCTDGLWNYAEAATALADAVPADARTEPLSAARDLVQFALAGGGHDNITVAVLPFPPAPGRRPEAPPTPTLVDLPPTV; encoded by the coding sequence ATGCCGCAGATGACCGTGTGCCCGTCCTGCGCGGAGCCGCTGGAACCCGAAGACGTGTTCTGCGGCGCGTGCGGAATCAACCTCGCCCAATCCCCCGCCACCCCCCGGGGCGGCACCGGGGACTTCGTACTCGCCGCCCCCGCCCACCTCCTCCTCGACGAACCGTCCGGCCCGCCGTGCGCCCAGTGCGACGGCCGCATCGCCGCCGACGGCTACTGCGACACCTGCGGGGCCGCCCGGCCCAACCCCCGCGACCATGTGGAGCGCTGCCTCGAAGGCGTGGCCGGGGTGAGCGACCGCGGCCACCGGCACCACCGCAACGAGGACTCCTTCACCGTCGCCGCCACCTCCCTCCCCGACGGCGCCTCCGCCGTGGTCGCCGTGGTCTGCGACGGCGTCTCCTCCGCCACCCGCCCCGACGAGGCGTCCCAGGCAGCGGCCGACACCGCTTCCGAGTCGCTGCTCACCGCCCTGGAAGCCGGCACCGACCCCACCCGCGCCATGCATGACGCGCTGCTCGACGCGGCCCGCGCGGTCGACGCCCTCGCCGACGGCCGCGCCCCGGAGCCCGGTACCAACTCCCCGGCCTGCACCTGCGTCAGCGCCGTCGCCGCAGGCGGCGCGGTCACCATCGGCTGGATCGGCGACAGCCGCGCCTACTGGATCCCCGACGACCGCGAGGCCGCCGAGCCCTACCGGCTGACCGAGGACGACTCCTGGGCCGCCCGCATGGTGGCCGCCGGCCTCATGGAGGAGGCCGAGGCGTACGCCGACCCCCGCGCCCACGCCATCACCGGCTGGCTCGGCGCCGACGCCGGGGAGCTGGACCCGCACACCGTCACCTTCACTCCGCATGTCCCCGGCGTGATCCTGGTCTGCACCGACGGCCTGTGGAACTATGCCGAGGCCGCCACCGCCCTCGCCGACGCCGTCCCGGCCGACGCCCGCACCGAACCGCTGAGCGCCGCCCGGGACCTGGTGCAGTTCGCCCTGGCCGGCGGCGGCCACGACAACATCACGGTCGCCGTACTGCCCTTCCCCCCGGCCCCCGGCCGCCGCCCCGAGGCCCCGCCCACCCCCACCCTGGTCGACCTCCCGCCCACCGTCTGA
- a CDS encoding vWA domain-containing protein, whose protein sequence is MAKLTKSNLPSFTVDIFQNAYLSEGAREVNAIIQVTSTGGGTSGGRPPADSGGSDAAVVIMVDCSGSMDYPSAKMRAAREATAAAIDTLRDGVAFAVVAGTHTAADIYPGDGRLAVATATTRGAAKQALRRLHPGGGTAIGTWLRKADSLFLTRRDIPIRHGILLTDGRNEHEQPELLKATLDAVSGHFTCDCRGVGTDWEVQELRRISAALLGTVDIVADPSGLEADFRAMMETAMAKEVADVSLRVWTPQNALVKFVKQVAPTVADLTDRRTEAAPRAGDYPTGSWGDESRDYHLCIEVPATALGNEMLAARVSLVLPRPDGSAEVLSQGLVKAVWTDDLAASTRISPQVAHYTGQAELAESIQQGLEAHRSGDLDQATAKLGKAVRLAHASGNEDTFKLLQKVVDVVDPKEGTVRFRKHVSEADEMTLETRSTKTVRVKK, encoded by the coding sequence ATGGCCAAGCTGACCAAGTCCAACCTCCCGAGTTTCACGGTCGACATCTTCCAGAACGCGTACCTCTCCGAGGGCGCCCGGGAGGTCAACGCCATCATCCAGGTGACCTCCACCGGGGGCGGCACCTCGGGCGGCCGTCCGCCGGCCGACTCCGGCGGCTCCGACGCCGCCGTGGTGATCATGGTGGACTGCTCCGGCTCCATGGACTACCCGTCCGCCAAGATGCGCGCCGCCCGCGAGGCCACCGCCGCCGCCATCGACACCCTCCGCGACGGAGTGGCCTTCGCCGTGGTCGCCGGCACCCACACCGCCGCCGACATCTACCCCGGAGACGGACGCCTCGCCGTCGCCACCGCCACCACCCGGGGCGCCGCCAAGCAGGCACTCCGCCGCCTCCACCCCGGCGGCGGCACCGCGATAGGCACCTGGCTGCGCAAGGCCGACAGCCTCTTCCTCACCCGCCGCGACATCCCCATCCGGCACGGCATCCTGCTCACCGACGGCCGCAACGAACATGAGCAGCCCGAACTGCTCAAGGCCACCCTGGACGCCGTCTCCGGCCACTTCACCTGCGACTGCCGGGGCGTCGGCACCGACTGGGAGGTCCAGGAGCTCCGCCGGATCTCCGCCGCCCTGCTGGGCACCGTGGACATCGTCGCCGACCCGTCCGGCCTGGAAGCGGACTTCCGCGCCATGATGGAGACCGCCATGGCCAAGGAGGTCGCCGATGTCTCCCTGCGCGTCTGGACCCCGCAGAACGCCCTGGTGAAGTTCGTCAAGCAGGTCGCCCCCACCGTCGCCGACCTCACCGACCGCCGTACCGAGGCCGCCCCCCGCGCCGGCGACTACCCCACCGGCTCCTGGGGCGACGAGAGCCGCGACTACCACCTCTGCATCGAGGTCCCGGCCACCGCCCTCGGCAATGAGATGCTCGCCGCCCGCGTCAGCCTGGTCCTCCCCCGACCCGACGGCTCCGCCGAGGTGCTCTCCCAGGGTCTGGTCAAGGCCGTCTGGACCGACGACCTGGCCGCCTCCACCCGGATCAGCCCCCAGGTCGCCCACTACACCGGCCAGGCCGAACTGGCCGAATCCATCCAGCAGGGCCTCGAAGCCCACCGCAGCGGCGACCTCGACCAGGCAACCGCCAAGCTGGGCAAGGCCGTTCGGCTCGCCCACGCCTCCGGCAACGAGGACACCTTCAAGCTGCTCCAGAAGGTGGTGGACGTGGTCGATCCGAAGGAAGGTACCGTTCGGTTCCGCAAGCATGTGAGCGAGGCCGACGAGATGACCCTTGAGACCCGCTCCACGAAGACCGTACGCGTGAAGAAGTAG